Genomic DNA from Desulfuromonas sp. TF:
TGATCGTCGGGGCCGGCAATGCGGTCAATCTTACTGACGGTCTTGACGGCCTTGCGATCGGTCCCATGATCATCGCCACGGGAACTTACCTCCTCTTCGCCTATCTGGCCGGCAACGCCCGCCTTGCCGAATATCTGCAGATCAGCAGCGTGCAGGGCGCCGGAGAGCTGGCGGTGCTGTGCGGTGCGATGGTCGGGGCAGGGCTGGGATTTCTCTGGTTCAACAGCTATCCCGCGCAGGTCTTCATGGGGGACGTGGGAAGTCTCTCCCTCGGCGGAGCCCTGGGGACCATCGCGGTGATCACCAAGCAGGAAATCGTGCTGGTCATCGTGGGCGGCATATTCGTTATGGAGGCGCTCTCGGTCATTTTCCAGGTGACATCGTTTCGCTTCTACGGCAAGCGGATCTTCCGCATGGCCCCCATCCATCACCATTTCGAGCTCAAAGGATGGCCTGAACCGAAGATCATCGTCCGCTTCTGGATCATCAGCATTATCCTTGCCCTGGTCGGTCTGTCGACCCTGAAGCTGAGGTGATATGAAACGAGATTTCAGCCATAAGAAAGTGGTCGTGACGGGAGGCGGACGCACCGGGCTCGCCCTGGCCGACTATTTTCTCCGGCGCGGAGCGGAGGTCACTCTCTCGGACCGTCGTCCGGCAGCGCGCATTCCCGGTCTGCAGTCCCTGGAGGGGAAGGGCGTCAACCTGGATCTCGAAGGGCACACTCCGGAGCTCTTTACCTCTGCCGATCTTGTGGCCATCAGCCCGGGAGTGCCCCTTACGGCTCCGGCCGTGGCGGCTGCCCTCGCCGCAGGAGTGCCGGTGCTGGGCGAGATCGAGATCGCCTTTTCAGAGGTCTTCGCGCCGATCGTGGCCATCACCGGAACCAACGGGAAGTCGACCACCACCACCCTGATGGGGGAGATCTTCAAGGCCTGGGGAAAGAAGACCTTCGTCGGGGGAAATCTGGGAACTCCCCTGACCGAGGCGGTGGACGGCGAATGGGACTGGCTGGTGGCGGAGCTCTCCTCCTTTCAGCTCGAAGCGATTCATGAATTTCGTCCCCGCTATGCCCTGCTGCTCAACCTCAGCGAGGACCATCTTGACCGCTACCCCGACATGGACTCCTATGTGGCGGCCAAAGTACGGATTTTCGAGAACATGGACGGCGGGGACGTAGCCGTGCTGAATGCAGAGGATCCCATGGTCATCGAGGCGGCCGAAGGGATCGCGCCCCGGGTGGTGTTGTTTTCCTCCCGTCGGAAGCTTTCCTCGGGGATGGGGTTTGCCGACGGCGACATGGTCTGGCGCCGGGGCGATGATGAATATCGGTTTCCGGCAGGGGAATTGCTGCTCAAGGGGCT
This window encodes:
- the murD gene encoding UDP-N-acetylmuramoyl-L-alanine--D-glutamate ligase, whose product is MKRDFSHKKVVVTGGGRTGLALADYFLRRGAEVTLSDRRPAARIPGLQSLEGKGVNLDLEGHTPELFTSADLVAISPGVPLTAPAVAAALAAGVPVLGEIEIAFSEVFAPIVAITGTNGKSTTTTLMGEIFKAWGKKTFVGGNLGTPLTEAVDGEWDWLVAELSSFQLEAIHEFRPRYALLLNLSEDHLDRYPDMDSYVAAKVRIFENMDGGDVAVLNAEDPMVIEAAEGIAPRVVLFSSRRKLSSGMGFADGDMVWRRGDDEYRFPAGELLLKGLHNIENVMAALIPPLMEGCPPELAWRTACAFAGLDHRMAPVRVLDGVTWYNDSKGTNVGSVVKSLAGLPAPVTLIAGGKDKGGDYSPLADPVRAKVRHLILIGQAGPRMASALGEFTHTVMAGTLEEAVQRAREVTPEGGSVLLSPGCSSFDMFESFEQRGEVFTRAVRALPERKAI